One Chryseobacterium sp. StRB126 genomic region harbors:
- a CDS encoding winged helix-turn-helix transcriptional regulator, with protein MLKIKKVTNEPSCPVDYAFKRIGGKYKGRILWYLHTQSVMRYGELRKVLSDITPKMLTQTVRELEDDGLVHREVYHEVPPKVEYSLTETGLELIPFIDYLKQWGEAQIEKERIKAEA; from the coding sequence ATGTTAAAAATAAAAAAAGTGACCAATGAGCCATCCTGCCCTGTTGATTATGCCTTCAAACGTATTGGCGGAAAGTATAAAGGTCGGATTTTATGGTACCTTCATACCCAAAGTGTGATGCGTTATGGTGAACTAAGAAAAGTTTTATCAGACATCACCCCAAAAATGCTTACCCAAACAGTACGGGAACTGGAAGATGACGGACTTGTACACCGAGAAGTTTATCACGAGGTTCCTCCAAAAGTGGAATATTCTTTAACCGAAACAGGCCTTGAACTGATTCCTTTTATTGATTATCTGAAACAATGGGGTGAGGCCCAGATAGAAAAAGAGAGAATAAAAGCTGAAGCTTGA
- a CDS encoding universal stress protein has translation MKTIIVCTDFSQAAENAIHYAASMATENHYNIILFNLQSVSIHALNAQVSADFFYEQTLKTQQKLTDKSIEINRLYAVKTEYHLASGSFIEELNNCIQATNSDLIVMGMAEKTLEQRFLGNNVINAIHRIKKPILIIPGHIEYTGIRKMLFAYDTHKSITWCAMNDIYSFINEFNAEIEVFNVGESAEDFEEVIHDIDLNSGYDLDDIKYSFKMIQSIEIIKAIEEEVKLTNADLLTMVPYRYNLVESLFHRSKTAIMAYKNKVPLLSIPLNID, from the coding sequence ATGAAAACAATAATTGTCTGCACAGATTTTTCCCAAGCAGCTGAAAATGCAATTCATTATGCAGCTTCTATGGCTACGGAAAACCATTATAATATTATTCTGTTCAACTTGCAAAGCGTTTCTATCCATGCTCTGAACGCTCAGGTTTCTGCTGATTTTTTTTATGAGCAGACACTTAAAACCCAACAAAAACTCACTGATAAATCTATTGAAATAAACCGTCTATATGCTGTAAAAACAGAGTATCATCTGGCTTCAGGAAGTTTTATTGAGGAACTGAACAACTGTATACAAGCCACAAACAGTGATCTTATTGTTATGGGAATGGCAGAAAAGACTCTTGAACAGCGATTTTTGGGAAATAATGTAATCAACGCTATTCACAGAATTAAAAAACCGATATTAATTATTCCCGGACATATAGAATACACAGGAATCCGAAAAATGCTCTTTGCCTATGATACCCATAAATCCATCACCTGGTGTGCGATGAATGACATTTATTCTTTCATTAATGAGTTTAATGCGGAAATTGAAGTATTCAATGTAGGAGAAAGTGCAGAGGATTTTGAGGAAGTCATTCATGATATTGATCTGAATTCCGGCTATGATCTTGATGATATTAAATACAGCTTTAAGATGATCCAGTCTATTGAAATCATCAAAGCTATTGAAGAGGAAGTAAAACTGACCAATGCAGACCTGCTGACGATGGTTCCTTACCGATATAATCTTGTGGAATCTCTTTTTCACCGAAGCAAAACAGCTATTATGGCTTATAAAAATAAAGTTCCATTACTATCAATCCCCCTAAACATAGATTAA
- a CDS encoding NADP-dependent oxidoreductase, with protein MKAVIINEAGSVENLQFTEVEKPTIGDDEVLVKVISIAINPVDVKARAYEGVLNWIFEDKRPVILGWDISGEVVETGKNVIDFKAGDEVFGMINFFGNGNAYAEYVAAPESHLALKPQNITHPQAAAASMAAITAYQALVDVAHLKKGDKVVIHAASGGVGHFAVQIAKHFGAYVIGVSSAKNKDFVLSLGADEHIDYTTENVKDKVQGVNVVIDTIQGETLLNSVEIVHQNGIIITLPSPEIPEEVKDMANQKGIGIEFMMVESKTETIKAIADLLNAGSLKPAVYKTFPFEDISKAHLEMETNRVVGKVVVTL; from the coding sequence ATGAAAGCAGTTATTATAAACGAAGCAGGAAGTGTAGAAAATCTTCAGTTCACAGAAGTAGAAAAACCAACAATAGGTGATGATGAGGTTCTGGTAAAAGTGATATCGATAGCCATTAATCCGGTTGATGTTAAAGCAAGAGCCTACGAGGGGGTTTTAAACTGGATCTTTGAAGACAAACGACCTGTTATTTTAGGGTGGGATATTTCAGGAGAAGTTGTAGAAACGGGAAAGAATGTAATAGATTTCAAAGCAGGTGATGAAGTATTTGGAATGATCAACTTCTTTGGAAACGGAAATGCCTATGCAGAATATGTTGCCGCTCCGGAGTCTCATTTGGCATTAAAGCCTCAAAATATCACCCATCCACAGGCTGCGGCAGCCTCAATGGCAGCAATTACCGCATATCAGGCATTGGTAGATGTTGCCCACCTTAAAAAAGGAGATAAAGTGGTTATTCATGCTGCTTCAGGAGGAGTAGGGCATTTTGCCGTTCAGATTGCCAAACATTTCGGGGCTTATGTGATAGGCGTTTCTTCAGCTAAAAACAAGGATTTTGTCCTTTCATTAGGCGCTGATGAACATATTGATTATACTACCGAAAACGTTAAAGATAAAGTACAGGGTGTTAATGTCGTGATAGATACCATTCAGGGTGAAACTTTACTGAACTCTGTAGAAATTGTACATCAGAATGGAATCATTATAACCCTTCCATCTCCGGAAATTCCTGAAGAAGTAAAAGATATGGCTAACCAGAAAGGAATTGGTATCGAGTTTATGATGGTTGAATCCAAGACTGAAACCATAAAAGCAATTGCAGATTTATTGAATGCAGGAAGTCTAAAACCTGCTGTTTATAAAACATTCCCGTTTGAAGATATCAGCAAAGCACATCTTGAAATGGAAACCAATCGTGTAGTTGGAAAAGTGGTGGTAACTCTATAA
- a CDS encoding efflux RND transporter permease subunit produces the protein MLKKIIDRPVLATVISLIIVILGIIGLNQLAVTRFPDISPPTITVSGSYPGGNSETVIRSVVTPLEEQINGVEDMSYMKSTASNDGTFTISVIFKQGVNADQAAVNVQNRVQQATPILPQEVVRMGLTTSKQQNSMVLIFNIYTEDNKQYDETFLQNFANINLIPQIKRVKGVGQAQIFGIKDYSMRIWLNPQKMASYGLEPSDISNAIADHSLESAPGKLGEESNAALEYVIRYKGKKNKPEQYENMVVKNDGTNVIRLKDVARIEFGSINNTGDNLSNGKNAVTVAIMQTTGSNANEIEIGVNKAIDQLSKSFPPGIKYTKVMSTKERLDEATGQVKSTLIEAFILVFIVVFVFLQDFRSTIIPAIAVPVAIIGTFFFLLVLGFTINVLTLFALVLAIGIVVDDAIVVVEAVHSNMEGTNLSGRDATHKAMSEITGAVISITLVMSAVFIPIGFMSGSAGLFYKQFAYTLAIAIIISAVNALTLTPALCAVFLKNHHAEEGGKPKGFGQRFAVAFNAGFNNMTERYAKGVRFLIGKKWIAAGLVAGIIGLSAWLMSSTTKSFVPMEDDGFFMYSLSMPPGTGLTKTTEVSNKINTILKTVDAVQENTSITGFNLLSNSAGPAYAMGFVKLKPKKERGAVQDIDEIMNIVNGKLSVIKEGSVMSFRMPPVEGYGVTNDAEIVLQDRMGRDPQVLKSKADDVIGQLMQVPEVAYAYTMFRADYPQLELEVNEDKAKQLGVSISNLLGSIQTYFSGDQSQNFSRFGKFYRVNIKADGVFRMDEQAFNDIFVKNNKGEMVPANTLITLKKVYGPESVQRYNLYNSLNINVVPKPGISNGALMDKIEPTLNKLPSDYSYEWTGLSLEEKSAGNQTAVILGLCLLFVYLLLAAQYESYILPLAVMLSIPTGILGAFLGIKAIGLDNNIYVQVGLIMLIGLLAKNAILIVEFAVQRRKAGLSILDSALEGAKARLRPIIMTSLAFIVGMIPLMISTGGMASGNKSISVSAAIGMLSGVVLGVFVIPVLYMFFQYLDEKFSSKKKYPVIQNQLTNENI, from the coding sequence ATGTTAAAAAAGATAATAGACCGTCCGGTACTGGCGACGGTAATATCCCTTATCATTGTCATTTTGGGGATCATTGGATTAAACCAGTTGGCCGTGACCCGATTCCCGGACATTTCTCCGCCTACCATTACGGTTTCAGGGTCTTATCCGGGGGGAAACAGTGAAACGGTAATCCGTTCTGTAGTAACCCCTCTGGAAGAACAGATCAACGGGGTGGAAGACATGAGCTATATGAAATCCACGGCAAGTAATGACGGAACTTTTACCATTTCTGTCATATTCAAACAGGGTGTAAATGCAGATCAGGCCGCAGTAAATGTACAGAACAGAGTACAGCAGGCCACACCAATATTGCCTCAAGAAGTGGTAAGAATGGGTCTTACTACCTCAAAACAGCAGAACAGTATGGTATTGATTTTCAATATTTATACTGAAGATAATAAGCAATATGATGAAACCTTTCTTCAGAACTTTGCCAATATCAACCTTATTCCGCAGATTAAAAGGGTAAAAGGAGTAGGACAGGCACAGATCTTCGGAATTAAAGATTATTCCATGAGGATATGGCTTAATCCGCAGAAGATGGCTTCCTACGGGTTGGAACCCTCAGATATTTCCAATGCCATTGCAGACCACAGTTTAGAATCTGCACCAGGTAAATTGGGTGAAGAATCCAATGCAGCTTTAGAATATGTAATTAGATATAAAGGAAAAAAGAATAAGCCGGAACAATATGAAAACATGGTCGTTAAAAATGACGGAACCAATGTGATCAGGCTTAAAGATGTAGCCAGAATAGAATTTGGGTCCATTAACAACACCGGAGATAACCTTTCCAATGGTAAAAATGCGGTTACGGTTGCCATTATGCAGACCACAGGATCCAACGCCAATGAAATTGAAATAGGAGTAAACAAAGCGATTGACCAGTTATCAAAATCTTTCCCGCCGGGTATTAAATATACCAAGGTGATGAGTACCAAAGAAAGATTGGATGAAGCAACAGGCCAAGTGAAATCTACGCTGATAGAAGCTTTTATCCTTGTATTTATTGTGGTATTTGTCTTTTTACAGGATTTCAGATCTACCATTATTCCGGCGATTGCTGTTCCGGTAGCCATTATTGGTACCTTCTTCTTTCTTTTGGTATTAGGATTTACGATTAATGTGTTGACGCTATTTGCCCTTGTGCTGGCGATCGGTATTGTAGTGGATGATGCCATTGTAGTGGTAGAAGCCGTCCACAGTAATATGGAAGGAACAAACCTTTCGGGGAGAGATGCCACGCACAAAGCGATGAGTGAAATTACAGGAGCTGTTATTTCCATTACATTGGTAATGTCAGCCGTATTTATTCCAATTGGATTTATGTCTGGCTCTGCAGGATTATTCTATAAGCAGTTTGCCTATACATTAGCCATTGCGATTATTATTTCTGCCGTAAACGCGCTTACTTTAACACCAGCGTTATGTGCTGTATTCTTGAAAAACCATCATGCAGAAGAAGGCGGAAAACCAAAAGGATTCGGACAGAGATTTGCTGTTGCCTTTAATGCAGGGTTCAATAATATGACAGAGCGTTATGCAAAAGGAGTAAGATTTTTAATCGGGAAAAAATGGATTGCAGCAGGATTGGTGGCCGGAATTATAGGGCTTTCAGCATGGTTAATGTCAAGCACCACCAAAAGTTTCGTTCCGATGGAAGACGACGGATTCTTTATGTACTCATTGAGTATGCCGCCAGGAACCGGATTGACAAAAACCACAGAAGTTTCCAACAAGATCAATACGATCTTAAAAACAGTAGACGCTGTTCAGGAGAATACTTCCATTACGGGATTTAACCTGTTAAGCAACAGTGCCGGACCGGCTTATGCAATGGGATTTGTGAAATTAAAGCCTAAAAAAGAAAGAGGAGCTGTTCAGGATATTGACGAGATCATGAATATTGTTAACGGAAAACTGTCTGTTATCAAAGAAGGAAGCGTAATGAGCTTCAGAATGCCGCCGGTAGAAGGATATGGAGTAACCAATGATGCTGAGATCGTTCTTCAGGATCGTATGGGTAGAGATCCTCAGGTTCTTAAGTCTAAGGCAGATGATGTGATCGGACAATTGATGCAGGTGCCGGAAGTAGCTTATGCTTACACCATGTTCAGAGCAGATTATCCTCAGCTGGAACTTGAAGTAAATGAAGATAAAGCCAAGCAATTAGGAGTAAGTATCTCCAACTTGTTAGGATCAATCCAGACCTATTTCTCAGGAGATCAGTCTCAGAATTTTTCCAGATTCGGAAAGTTCTACAGAGTGAATATCAAGGCTGACGGTGTTTTCAGAATGGATGAGCAGGCGTTCAATGATATTTTCGTGAAAAATAATAAAGGAGAAATGGTTCCTGCCAATACCTTGATCACTTTGAAAAAAGTATATGGCCCAGAATCCGTTCAGCGATATAATCTTTATAATTCATTGAATATTAACGTGGTGCCGAAACCGGGAATCAGTAACGGAGCTTTGATGGATAAGATTGAACCAACCTTGAATAAACTTCCATCTGACTACAGTTATGAATGGACTGGTTTAAGTTTGGAAGAAAAATCAGCAGGAAATCAGACTGCTGTGATCCTTGGATTGTGTTTACTTTTCGTTTACCTGCTTCTTGCAGCGCAATACGAAAGTTACATTCTTCCTTTAGCGGTAATGCTTTCCATTCCAACGGGAATTTTGGGTGCATTCCTCGGAATTAAAGCGATTGGATTGGATAATAATATCTATGTACAGGTAGGATTGATTATGCTTATTGGTCTACTGGCGAAAAACGCGATCCTTATTGTAGAATTTGCCGTCCAGAGACGAAAAGCAGGACTTTCTATTCTGGATTCCGCATTGGAAGGTGCGAAAGCAAGACTACGTCCGATCATCATGACATCATTAGCCTTTATTGTAGGAATGATTCCATTGATGATTTCAACAGGAGGAATGGCCTCAGGAAACAAATCCATCAGTGTGAGTGCTGCCATAGGAATGCTAAGTGGAGTAGTGCTTGGAGTATTTGTAATTCCTGTGCTGTATATGTTCTTCCAGTATTTGGACGAGAAATTTTCATCCAAAAAAAAATATCCTGTAATCCAAAATCAATTGACAAATGAGAATATTTAA
- a CDS encoding porin family protein has translation MKKFLAITAIVLGLGVQAQTTVPKKESGIELIPKVGINIANQSIKNVNDEKSKTSFQAGLGVNIQTGIKNFSVQPEVNFISKGTKFKNSFGSETYNFNYIEVPVLAKYSFGPVYVNAGPSIGFLMGKNEKVKATYGKTRSIDFGLQMGAGVAIPAGPGKVIVDGRYNLGLNNISDEKGLDVKNRGFAISLGYAIPL, from the coding sequence ATGAAAAAGTTTTTAGCAATCACAGCGATCGTATTAGGTTTAGGAGTACAGGCACAAACGACCGTACCTAAAAAGGAATCAGGAATTGAACTCATTCCGAAGGTAGGAATCAACATTGCCAATCAGTCTATTAAGAATGTGAATGATGAGAAATCAAAGACATCTTTCCAGGCTGGTTTAGGAGTAAATATACAGACAGGCATCAAGAATTTCTCTGTACAGCCTGAGGTGAATTTCATCAGCAAAGGAACAAAATTTAAAAATAGCTTTGGAAGTGAAACCTACAATTTCAATTATATAGAGGTTCCTGTACTGGCGAAATACAGCTTTGGCCCAGTGTACGTAAATGCAGGGCCATCTATAGGATTCCTTATGGGGAAAAATGAGAAAGTGAAGGCTACATACGGTAAAACACGATCAATAGATTTTGGACTGCAAATGGGAGCAGGTGTTGCCATTCCCGCAGGACCGGGAAAAGTAATTGTAGATGGAAGATATAATTTAGGTTTAAATAATATCTCTGATGAAAAAGGTTTAGATGTAAAAAATAGAGGGTTTGCCATCTCTCTGGGATATGCTATTCCTTTATAA
- a CDS encoding LytR/AlgR family response regulator transcription factor has protein sequence MKINKILIVEDERPNADRLKRLLQKLRPHIEILSVEDSITSTVSWLENNVVPDIIMMDVRLADGLSFEIFNKHEIKSAVIFTTAYDEYAVQAFKYNSIDYLLKPIEEDELDAALKRYETFMEAVPVVGSAIEGLLNYIQPKDYRKRFLIAHRDGYKTVLAEDILYFYTELGISKAVLNTGIVENIPQTLEELEKQLDPKFFFRANRQFIIHIDSVKQIFNHFNGKLKLELRKQPEMEVIVSREKASIFKSWMDY, from the coding sequence ATGAAGATTAATAAAATTTTAATAGTTGAGGATGAAAGACCCAATGCAGACAGGCTGAAAAGATTGTTGCAAAAGCTCAGACCTCACATTGAAATCCTTTCCGTAGAAGATTCAATAACTTCCACGGTCAGCTGGCTGGAAAACAATGTCGTTCCGGATATCATTATGATGGATGTTCGTCTGGCAGATGGATTAAGCTTTGAAATTTTTAATAAACATGAAATTAAAAGTGCTGTAATTTTTACAACAGCCTATGATGAATATGCCGTACAGGCCTTTAAATACAACAGTATAGACTATCTTTTAAAACCAATAGAAGAAGATGAGTTAGACGCTGCTCTGAAGCGCTATGAAACCTTTATGGAGGCTGTTCCGGTTGTTGGGTCAGCTATTGAAGGATTACTTAACTATATCCAGCCTAAAGACTACAGAAAACGTTTCCTGATTGCTCATCGTGACGGATATAAAACAGTGCTGGCAGAAGATATTTTATATTTTTATACAGAACTGGGAATCAGTAAAGCAGTACTGAATACTGGTATTGTAGAAAATATTCCCCAAACCCTGGAAGAGCTGGAAAAACAATTGGATCCGAAATTCTTCTTCCGTGCCAACAGACAATTTATTATTCATATAGATTCTGTAAAACAGATCTTTAATCATTTTAATGGAAAACTCAAATTAGAATTGAGGAAACAACCTGAAATGGAGGTGATTGTAAGTCGGGAAAAGGCCTCTATCTTTAAATCCTGGATGGATTATTAA
- a CDS encoding sensor histidine kinase, which produces MNRISTIRKNLIRSKKILSAMKRRLVIWAVAVITFCGFSYLIDPFDPVWQSYWETPLKMFIEDALWIFFFSIIISEVSIFIDSTLNKLLPWKDRTVKRLLIQGFLQIVGSVLIVMIINAIVDCTSDNLPEMDSRKEYTLLGQWVATNIVISLIISGFNTVDYLLQNWKRTAVEAAQHKIRASKHKQAAMVAELQALKLQIDPHFIFNNLSVLSELILEDQQLGYEYSEKFARVYRYLLVNSKKDIIAVEEELKFLDSYIFLIEKRIGEGVVFKIDIQEEYRSMYTLPLSLQLLVENAIKHNQTSKANPLEIYVYTNSEGELVVSNTFLPLINKPDSSGVGLTNIIARYEILGYTKPIIEKTEDKFIVKLPLI; this is translated from the coding sequence ATGAATAGGATTTCTACCATTAGGAAAAATTTAATACGAAGCAAAAAGATCCTTTCTGCAATGAAAAGGAGGCTGGTAATCTGGGCGGTAGCAGTAATTACCTTCTGTGGGTTTTCTTATCTCATTGATCCCTTTGATCCTGTTTGGCAGAGCTATTGGGAAACCCCATTGAAGATGTTCATCGAAGATGCTTTATGGATATTCTTTTTTTCAATCATCATTTCAGAGGTGAGTATTTTTATTGATTCTACTCTCAATAAGTTACTTCCATGGAAAGACAGAACAGTCAAACGATTGCTTATTCAGGGATTTCTTCAGATTGTAGGAAGTGTTTTAATTGTGATGATTATCAATGCTATTGTGGACTGCACTTCAGACAATTTGCCGGAAATGGATTCCCGAAAAGAATATACTTTACTGGGACAGTGGGTTGCCACCAACATTGTAATATCCCTTATTATAAGCGGTTTTAATACCGTAGATTATTTACTTCAAAACTGGAAAAGAACCGCTGTGGAAGCAGCTCAGCATAAAATAAGAGCCTCCAAGCATAAACAGGCAGCCATGGTAGCTGAACTTCAGGCTCTCAAATTACAGATAGATCCTCATTTTATCTTTAATAACCTGAGCGTTCTTTCTGAACTTATTCTGGAAGATCAGCAGCTGGGATATGAATACTCCGAAAAATTTGCACGGGTATATAGATATCTGCTTGTTAACTCCAAGAAAGACATTATTGCCGTAGAAGAAGAACTGAAATTCTTAGACTCGTATATTTTCCTGATTGAAAAAAGAATTGGAGAAGGCGTGGTATTTAAAATTGATATTCAGGAAGAATACAGATCTATGTACACGCTTCCGTTATCCCTGCAGTTATTAGTGGAAAATGCAATAAAGCATAACCAGACCTCAAAAGCCAATCCATTGGAAATTTACGTCTATACAAATTCTGAAGGGGAATTGGTGGTTTCCAATACCTTTTTACCTTTGATTAATAAACCCGATTCTTCAGGGGTTGGGCTTACCAATATCATTGCGAGATATGAAATTCTGGGATATACAAAACCCATTATAGAAAAAACTGAAGATAAATTTATTGTAAAACTTCCATTGATATGA
- a CDS encoding efflux RND transporter periplasmic adaptor subunit: MNYRKGYLALSLTAAAILYSCGSGNGQENTQQAVALPTDFVQVKSGNEDVATGYPGSIEGQDNVEIKAQVTGYLEAVYIKEGQFVSKGQTLFRINPSVYNEQVNSNEAALKSALAAQETARLEVEKLKPLVEGKVVSDMQLKTAQANLKAASAQVAQAQSSLGSSKINANFTYIKAPVSGYIGRIPNRVGNLISPSDASPLTTLSNISSVNVYFSMNEADFIAHSRTAASGENAENVELILADGSTYGFKGRLENASGNFDRNTGSIQMKAVFQNPDKLLRSGGTGRVMVHNALDGVVKLPKTSVKDIQDKFFVYKLEGKDKVKMMQIEVSGSTSQDYFVKTGVNAGDKIAVNRIDALTDGALVVAKVTPSK, encoded by the coding sequence ATGAACTACAGAAAAGGATATCTGGCACTTTCACTTACAGCTGCAGCAATACTGTACTCCTGCGGTTCAGGAAATGGTCAGGAAAACACCCAGCAGGCGGTGGCGCTTCCTACAGACTTTGTTCAGGTAAAATCCGGTAATGAAGACGTAGCAACGGGATACCCCGGAAGTATAGAAGGGCAGGATAATGTGGAAATAAAAGCTCAGGTAACAGGATATCTGGAAGCTGTATACATAAAAGAAGGCCAGTTTGTAAGCAAAGGGCAAACGCTGTTTAGAATTAATCCATCAGTGTATAATGAGCAGGTAAATTCCAATGAAGCCGCTTTGAAATCTGCCTTGGCAGCCCAGGAAACAGCAAGACTGGAAGTTGAAAAACTAAAACCTCTTGTAGAGGGAAAAGTAGTTTCTGATATGCAGCTGAAAACAGCTCAGGCTAATTTAAAAGCAGCATCAGCACAGGTAGCTCAGGCACAGTCTTCATTGGGTTCTTCAAAGATCAACGCCAACTTTACCTACATTAAAGCACCGGTAAGCGGATATATTGGAAGAATCCCAAACAGGGTAGGAAACCTCATCAGCCCGTCTGATGCTTCACCACTCACAACGCTTTCCAATATCAGCAGTGTAAACGTTTATTTCTCAATGAATGAAGCCGACTTTATTGCCCATAGCAGAACTGCAGCTTCAGGAGAAAATGCTGAAAATGTAGAGCTTATTTTAGCAGACGGTTCTACCTATGGCTTCAAAGGGAGGTTGGAAAATGCAAGTGGGAATTTCGACAGAAATACAGGAAGTATTCAGATGAAAGCTGTTTTCCAGAATCCGGATAAACTGTTAAGATCAGGCGGAACAGGAAGAGTAATGGTTCACAATGCACTGGATGGTGTAGTGAAGCTTCCTAAAACTTCTGTAAAAGATATTCAGGACAAATTCTTCGTTTATAAACTGGAAGGTAAAGACAAGGTGAAAATGATGCAGATTGAAGTATCAGGAAGCACCTCTCAGGATTACTTTGTGAAGACGGGAGTGAATGCAGGAGACAAGATCGCTGTTAATAGGATAGATGCTCTTACAGACGGAGCGTTGGTTGTGGCTAAAGTAACTCCTTCGAAATAA
- a CDS encoding RimK family alpha-L-glutamate ligase yields MKITVVGYKKEARLSQGVANDEDTELISFLKDKGLDVVPSIWNDENVDWSNFDVAIIKSPWDYHNHLNEFLNWLDHLEQLGIKVLNPVEIIKWNSDKHYLKDIADRQLPVIASEYLEKGSCFDNNFFDLLNADKLVVKPCVSAGAQNTVTISRNNVNEHSKEINELLKDQDYMVQPFVEEIKNGEWSFLFFNGKYSHCSLKKPKEGDFRVQHYHGGSISYPTPDPLHIEQAGAYLKSLPQSTLYARVDGVLIDNAFNLMELELIEPYLFLNGDNTLLENYYQALTEMIP; encoded by the coding sequence ATGAAAATCACAGTAGTAGGCTATAAAAAAGAAGCGAGACTTTCACAGGGAGTGGCGAATGATGAAGATACAGAACTCATCAGCTTTTTAAAAGATAAAGGGCTGGATGTTGTTCCCAGTATTTGGAATGATGAAAATGTAGATTGGAGCAACTTTGATGTGGCCATTATCAAGTCTCCTTGGGATTATCATAACCATCTTAATGAATTCCTGAACTGGCTGGATCATCTTGAACAACTAGGTATCAAAGTTTTAAATCCTGTAGAAATTATCAAATGGAATTCCGATAAGCATTACCTGAAAGATATTGCAGATAGACAGCTTCCGGTGATTGCATCAGAATATCTGGAAAAAGGATCTTGCTTTGATAACAATTTCTTTGACCTTTTGAATGCAGATAAATTAGTTGTAAAACCATGCGTAAGTGCCGGGGCTCAAAATACCGTAACCATCAGCAGAAATAATGTTAACGAACATTCTAAAGAGATAAATGAGCTTCTGAAAGACCAGGACTATATGGTACAGCCTTTTGTAGAAGAAATCAAAAATGGGGAATGGTCATTCCTGTTTTTCAACGGAAAATACAGTCACTGTTCATTAAAGAAGCCTAAAGAAGGAGATTTCAGAGTACAGCATTATCATGGTGGAAGCATAAGCTATCCAACACCAGATCCTTTGCATATAGAACAGGCAGGTGCTTATCTGAAAAGCTTACCTCAATCCACATTATATGCAAGAGTAGATGGAGTACTTATTGATAATGCATTTAATCTTATGGAACTGGAACTGATAGAACCCTATTTGTTCCTGAACGGAGATAATACCTTATTGGAAAATTATTACCAGGCTTTAACCGAAATGATCCCTTAA